In Gemmatimonadota bacterium, a single window of DNA contains:
- a CDS encoding aminopeptidase P family protein, with product MPRLSPQSLPDIQRAIADAGLDGWLLYDFRGTNPIARDFLGFEDVHLSRRIFVLIPRVGPPVAITHNIEQGAWRGWPSSWRRERYSSWRALEAYLQEIVGGKRIAMEYSAGDAVPYLDRIPAGMLEMVRATGATVVSSGELVSRFYATWSNDDLLAHRRAAEHIAGIAHEAFLHAGSQARAGTPIAEHLLQQRMMEAFARAGLETYSPPNVSVGANAADPHYVPSADHAQVITVGNLVLIDLWAREPGRPYADQTWMAIIGAPSARAVELWNVVRDARDAAIDFLEHRIAAGHDVRGADVDDASRAVIEKAGYGEFFTHRTGHSIDAREIHGSGPNLDNLETRDERLLIPGVGFSIEPGIYFPGEIGLRTEVNGYIGDGALIITPVDIQRDLIVA from the coding sequence ATGCCCCGCCTCAGCCCCCAGTCGCTGCCCGACATTCAGCGCGCGATCGCGGACGCAGGGCTCGACGGCTGGCTCCTGTACGACTTTCGCGGGACCAACCCGATCGCCCGCGACTTCCTCGGCTTCGAGGACGTGCACCTCTCGCGGCGGATCTTCGTCCTCATCCCGCGCGTCGGCCCCCCGGTCGCCATCACGCACAACATCGAACAGGGGGCCTGGCGGGGCTGGCCGAGCAGCTGGCGACGTGAGCGCTACTCGTCGTGGCGTGCGCTCGAGGCATACCTGCAGGAGATCGTTGGCGGCAAGCGCATCGCCATGGAGTACTCGGCGGGTGATGCGGTGCCGTACCTCGATCGCATCCCGGCCGGGATGCTGGAGATGGTCCGCGCCACCGGCGCCACCGTCGTGTCGTCGGGGGAACTCGTGTCGCGCTTCTACGCCACCTGGAGCAACGATGACCTCCTCGCGCACCGGCGCGCGGCCGAACACATCGCCGGCATCGCGCACGAGGCCTTCCTGCACGCCGGGTCACAGGCGCGTGCCGGGACGCCGATCGCCGAGCACCTGCTGCAGCAGCGCATGATGGAGGCCTTCGCCCGCGCCGGGCTGGAGACGTACTCGCCGCCTAACGTGTCGGTCGGGGCCAATGCCGCCGATCCGCACTACGTCCCCTCCGCCGACCATGCGCAGGTCATCACCGTCGGCAACCTGGTGCTCATCGACCTGTGGGCCCGCGAGCCCGGGCGCCCGTACGCCGACCAGACCTGGATGGCCATCATCGGCGCGCCGAGCGCGCGGGCGGTCGAGCTCTGGAACGTCGTGCGGGACGCGCGCGACGCGGCCATCGACTTCCTGGAGCACCGGATCGCCGCCGGGCACGACGTGCGCGGCGCCGACGTCGACGACGCGTCGCGCGCGGTCATCGAAAAGGCAGGCTACGGCGAGTTCTTCACGCACCGGACGGGCCACTCCATCGACGCGCGCGAGATCCACGGGTCGGGCCCCAATCTCGACAATCTCGAGACGCGCGACGAACGCCTCCTCATCCCCGGTGTCGGCTTCTCCATCGAGCCCGGGATCTACTTCCCGGGCGAGATCGGGCTCCGCACCGAGGTCAACGGCTACATCGGCGATGGCGCACTGATCATCACCCCGGTCGACATCCAGCGGGACCTGATCGTTGCCTGA
- a CDS encoding amino acid permease — protein MPEATHELRRELGVFSAALLVVGGIIGSGIFFTPAEVARALPNAATIIAVWVLGGFLALAGALTYAELGAMLPDAGGPYVYIRHAFGSLPAFLYGWMALLSIASGAIAAVAMGFAGYLARFVDLAPVGGPIGVAAATIVLLSLTNVLGIRPGAALQNLLTGAKILALSALVVGGLALWVRMGAPLPVPDAPPPRESLVAGFAAAFVAVLFTIGGWQQMNMVAGEIRDPERTIPRALLIGILIVVAIYLGANAVYLRALGRDGLAASAAVAADAASRMVGPAGATFISISAMISILGFVNVAILANSRLPYALARDGVFFEAVGRVHPRFGTPHVAILLCGGWALVLLFATKGAIGSLLSGVVFADWIFFGLGAASVFALRRQMPNARRPYRAWGYPIVPAIFVVAAAGGVLSAYVAAPVTSLAGTAMLVIGVFVHRWFSNRIDRDSR, from the coding sequence TTGCCTGAGGCGACGCACGAGCTCCGACGCGAGCTCGGCGTTTTTTCGGCGGCCCTCCTCGTGGTCGGGGGGATCATCGGGAGCGGGATCTTCTTCACCCCCGCGGAGGTTGCGCGCGCCCTCCCCAATGCGGCCACGATCATCGCCGTCTGGGTGCTCGGCGGCTTCCTCGCCCTGGCGGGGGCGCTCACCTATGCCGAACTCGGCGCGATGCTCCCCGATGCCGGGGGGCCGTACGTCTACATCCGCCACGCCTTTGGCTCGCTCCCCGCCTTCCTGTATGGGTGGATGGCGCTGCTCAGCATCGCCTCAGGCGCGATCGCTGCCGTGGCGATGGGCTTCGCGGGCTACCTCGCGCGTTTCGTCGACCTCGCGCCGGTCGGTGGGCCCATAGGGGTCGCGGCCGCGACGATCGTCCTGCTGTCGCTCACGAACGTGCTCGGGATCAGACCGGGGGCCGCGCTCCAGAACCTGCTGACCGGCGCCAAGATCCTGGCGCTTTCGGCGCTCGTCGTGGGCGGGTTGGCGCTCTGGGTACGAATGGGGGCCCCTCTTCCGGTCCCGGACGCGCCGCCGCCACGAGAGTCGCTGGTTGCGGGATTTGCCGCTGCCTTCGTCGCCGTCCTCTTCACCATCGGAGGGTGGCAGCAGATGAACATGGTGGCCGGGGAGATTCGCGACCCGGAGCGGACCATCCCGCGGGCGCTGCTGATCGGGATCCTGATCGTCGTCGCGATCTATCTCGGAGCGAACGCCGTCTACCTGCGCGCGTTGGGGCGAGACGGCCTGGCGGCGAGCGCGGCGGTGGCGGCGGATGCCGCGTCCCGAATGGTCGGTCCCGCTGGGGCGACCTTCATCAGCATCTCGGCGATGATCTCGATCCTCGGCTTCGTCAACGTCGCGATCCTGGCGAACTCGCGCCTCCCGTATGCGCTGGCTCGCGACGGCGTCTTTTTCGAGGCGGTGGGGCGAGTGCATCCGCGCTTCGGGACCCCTCACGTGGCCATCCTGTTGTGCGGCGGGTGGGCGCTGGTCCTGCTCTTCGCGACAAAGGGGGCAATCGGCTCGCTACTGAGCGGGGTCGTCTTCGCCGACTGGATCTTCTTCGGCCTCGGGGCGGCATCGGTCTTCGCGTTGAGGCGACAGATGCCGAACGCGCGTCGTCCCTACAGGGCATGGGGCTACCCGATCGTCCCGGCGATCTTCGTCGTCGCGGCCGCAGGCGGCGTGTTGAGCGCCTACGTCGCCGCGCCGGTCACCTCGCTCGCGGGGACCGCCATGCTGGTGATCGGGGTATTCGTTCACCGATGGTTCAGCAACAGGATCGATCGCGACTCGCGATAG
- a CDS encoding protoheme IX farnesyltransferase, whose product MNDREVSPMRDFVSLTKPRIISLLLVTTIAPMYVAGSPSWLDVLIVSIGGYMMAGGANAVNMYMDRDIDDVMSRTRLRPIPSGRMHAISVLAFGVALAVFATWLLGHFVNVLTAALALGGFYFYVFIYTRWLKRTSPQNIVIGGAAGAFPPLVGWAAVTGRVDLPALYLFLIVFYWTPPHFWALALLKQKDYGKAGVPMAPLLWGERETMNQMLWYTLILLPLTLLPVAFGAFGLVYLASATVLGALLLHGVLRVRRETIWTKAAWWTYKYSLLYLALLFVAMVVDRQFRT is encoded by the coding sequence ATGAACGATCGCGAGGTGAGCCCGATGCGTGACTTCGTCTCCCTGACGAAGCCCCGCATCATCTCGCTTCTGCTCGTGACCACCATCGCACCGATGTACGTCGCCGGCTCCCCCTCCTGGCTCGACGTCCTCATCGTGTCGATCGGCGGCTACATGATGGCCGGCGGGGCCAACGCGGTGAACATGTACATGGACCGCGACATCGACGACGTCATGTCGCGCACGCGCCTGCGCCCCATCCCGTCCGGGCGCATGCACGCGATCTCCGTCCTCGCCTTCGGCGTCGCCCTCGCCGTCTTCGCCACGTGGCTGCTCGGACACTTCGTCAACGTGCTCACCGCGGCGCTGGCGTTAGGCGGCTTCTACTTCTACGTCTTCATCTACACGCGCTGGCTCAAGCGCACGTCGCCCCAGAACATCGTCATTGGCGGCGCCGCCGGTGCCTTCCCCCCGCTGGTGGGGTGGGCCGCCGTCACCGGGCGCGTCGACCTCCCCGCGCTGTATCTCTTCCTCATCGTCTTCTACTGGACCCCGCCGCACTTCTGGGCGCTGGCCCTCCTCAAGCAGAAGGACTACGGCAAGGCCGGCGTCCCCATGGCCCCGCTTCTCTGGGGCGAGCGCGAGACGATGAACCAGATGCTCTGGTACACGCTGATCCTCCTCCCGCTCACCCTGCTCCCGGTCGCCTTCGGCGCCTTCGGGCTCGTCTACCTCGCCTCGGCCACCGTGCTCGGCGCACTCCTCCTGCATGGCGTGCTGCGCGTGCGGCGCGAGACGATCTGGACCAAGGCGGCCTGGTGGACGTACAAGTACTCCCTGCTGTACCTCGCGCTCCTGTTCGTCGCCATGGTGGTCGACCGACAGTTCAGGACCTGA